A window of the Vigna angularis cultivar LongXiaoDou No.4 chromosome 3, ASM1680809v1, whole genome shotgun sequence genome harbors these coding sequences:
- the LOC128195840 gene encoding uncharacterized protein LOC128195840, translating into MLSLMVSGPRQPLNDIDVYLSPLVEDLKMLWEEGVDVFDGYAGSTFKLHAMLFCTINDFPAYGNLSGYSTKGHKACPICEEGTCHHQLKHGKKTVYIGHRRFLSANHPFRKLKKAFNGCQENEIAPTPLSGLEVYQRVKDINVVLGKTKKQATTTNIWKKRSIFFDLPYWRMLDVRHCIDVMHVEKNVCDSIIGTLLNIQGKTKDGMKSRLNLVEMGIREQLAPQSHGKRTYLPPACHTLSKQEKRSFCEFLHGVKVPHEIEAIGVPKTRHHGRIAGKGTRSAKVVTLARHEVIQAHFYILNNTDIVQPYLSAHKDIVKRDNPRMPEKWLINEHNKTFLRWFKEKVQIDNTSCDTLKWLACEPNFDVICWSGYDINNCSFYTKSEDDKSTMQNSGVMVVAESMHFSSSKDKHPIMASMCYFGVIEDIWMIDYTSFRVPVFKCKWVDSNNGVKTDDLGFTLVDLHKAKYTDEPFIMASQAKQVFYVNDPSNKRWSIVLQGRTTHGSHPNDGSTLDIYETPSFSTNIPTLDVDTEVDDVHATRDDHHEGLWENIPT; encoded by the exons ATGTTATCTTTAATGGTTTCTGGTCCACGACAACCACTAAAcgacattgatgtttatttaaGCCCGCTAgttgaagatttgaaaatgttgtgggaGGAAGGCGTTGATGTGTTCGACGGGTACGCAGGCTCCACTTTTAAGttgcatgccatgttattttgtaCAATCAATGACTTTCCAGCATATGGTAATTTGAGTGGGTATAGCACAAAGGGTCACAAAGCATGCCCTATATGTGAAGAAGGCACATGTCACCATCAACTTAAGCATGGAAAGAAAACGGTTTACATTGGACATCGAAGATTTCTTAGTGCAAACCATCCTTttcgtaaattaaaaaaagcatttaatggatgTCAAGAAAATGAAATAGCTCCAACGCCTTTAAGTGGATTAGAAGTATATCAACGTGTAAAGGACATAAATGTTGTGCTTGGCAAGACAAAAAAGCAAGCCACAACTACAAACATATGGAAGAAAAGATCAATCTTCTTTGATCTCCCATATTGGAGGATGCTTGATGTGAGACATTGtatagatgtcatgcatgtagAGAAAAATGTGTGTGACAGTATTATTGGAACACTCCTTAATATTCAAGGCAAGACAAAAGATGGTATGAAGAGTCGCTTGAACTTGGTTGAAATGGGAATAAGAGAACAATTAGCTCCACAATCTCATGGCAAACGAACATACTTGCCTCCAGCATGTCACACATTATCTAAACAAGAAAAGAGAAGTTTCTGTGAGTTTTTACATGGTGTGAAAGTTCCGCATG AAATTGAAGCTATAGGGGTACCTAAAACTCGCCACCATGGAAGAATTGCTGGTAAAGGTACTCGAAGTGCAAAAGTGGTCACATTGGCACGACATGAAGTTATCCAAGCACATTTTTATATCTTGAATAACACTGACATTGTCCAACCCTACCTAAGTGCTCACAAAGACATTGTAAAGAGAGATAATCCACGGATGCCTGAGAAGTGGTTGATTAATGAGCATAACAAGACTTTCTTAAGGTGGTTCAAAGAAAAAGTTCAAATTGATAATACAAGTTGTGATACATTGAAATGGTTAGCATGTGAGCCAAACTTTGATGTCatatgttggagtggatatgatATTAATAATTGTTCATTTTATACAAAATCTGAAGATGATAAAAGTACTATGCAAAATAGTGGAGTTATGGTCGTGGCTGaatcaatgcatttttctagcTCAAAGGATAAACATCCTATTATGGCTTCAATGTGTTACTTTGGTGTAATTGAAGATATATGGATGATTGATTATACAAGTTTTAGAGTTCctgtttttaaatgtaaatgggttgatagtAATAATGGTGTTAAAACTGATGATTTGGGTTTTACCTTGGTTGATTTACATAAGGCCAAATATACTGATGAGCCATTCATCATGGCATCTCAAGCAAAacaagttttttatgtcaatgATCCTTCTAACAAAAGATGGTCAATTGTTCTCCAAGGAAGAACTACACATGGTAGTCATCCAAATGACGGTTCAACACTTGATATTTATGAGACACCATCTTTCTCCACAAATATACCAACATTGGATGTTGATACCGAAGTTGATGATGTCCATGCCACACGTGATGACCATCATGAAGGGTTATGGGAGAATATTCCAACATAG
- the LOC108319433 gene encoding short-chain dehydrogenase/reductase 2b has protein sequence MAAATRYAVVTGANKGIGFGICKQLVSNGVTVVLTARDEKRGTEVVEKLKEFGVSDQVVFHQLDVTDPKSIESLANFIKTHFGKLDILV, from the exons atggcagcagcAACAAG GTACGCAGTTGTCACAGGAGCAAACAAAGGGATAGGATTTGGGATTTGCAAGCAATTGGTTTCTAATGGTGTCACTGTGGTGCTAACAGCAAGGGATGAAAAAAGGGGTACTGAAGTTGTTGAAAAACTGAAGGAGTTTGGTGTGTCTGACCAAGTGGTGTTTCATCAGCTTGATGTGACTGACCCTAAAAGCATTGAATCCCTTGCAAATTTCATCAAAACCCATTTTGGGAAACTTGATATCCTGGTATGA